From the Oncorhynchus nerka isolate Pitt River linkage group LG20, Oner_Uvic_2.0, whole genome shotgun sequence genome, one window contains:
- the LOC115103258 gene encoding potassium voltage-gated channel subfamily V member 2-like: MEQPSKNPHHLKKLKKRRSSLFASVKLNTSLSKSIEEPDATFPFAQESSVKAWTSMDNLDNPATQTVVLKENGPEKKREEKEKRVARQSNIVTINVGGRVFHIPIHLVLRYPKTRIGSLALCTDPVKRMTLCDDYSVRKNEFFFDRDPTFFHYIFHFYCSNVMWVMESLCPLNFEEEMNFWGLRMRDTPRCCRMLFEEKVDEIKDGLKVNQELIDEIKPAHRDEEAMFKTMFLGGFRKALWDLMENPYSSLAAKGFAVFSSLFVLISIVAMTLNTVKELRKYTIYGKTYMECVEIVSIVFFTFEYFLRLLTTCDIKHFVKSGLNFVDLLAVMPYFIQIIFEIFTDVDDAGAQEDLKTMARVSKVSKVLKVVKLMRIFRILKLAKHSTGMRAFGFTIRQCREQVCCLFLFIIMGIFTFSALMHSVELDQPGTPFSSIPDAWWWAAVSISTVGYGDVVPISYLGRCVAFGCISFGIILNGMPISILFNKFSDYYAKLKAQEYTQTIGPGVRTFQLKKRLRRKFDGCFEPQPSDDSDDDYDTTYHPNRSQSHAGAE, from the exons ATGGAACAACCTTCAAAAAACCCTCATCACCTAAAAAAGCTGAAAAAACGGCGCTCCAGTTTGTTTGCCAGCGTGAAGCTGAACACCAGCTTATCCAAGAGCATTGAAGAACCAGACGCTACCTTCCCCTTTGCACAGGAGAGCTCTGTGAAAGCATGGACGTCCATGGACAACCTGGACAACCCTGCAACTCAGACAGTGGTCCTGAAGGAGAACGGGCCCGAGAAGAAAAGGGAGGAGAAAGAAAAACGTGTCGCCAGACAATCCAACATAGTCACCATCAATGTCGGTGGGAGAGTCTTTCACATACCTATCCATCTGGTTCTCCGCTACCCCAAAACCAGGATTGGCTCTCTGGCCCTCTGTACCGATCCTGTGAAGAGGATGACACTCTGCGATGACTACTCCGTCCGCAAAAATGAGTTCTTCTTTGACCGGGACCCCACTTTCTTCCATTACATCTTCCACTTTTACTGCAGCAACGTCATGTGGGTGATGGAGAGTCTGTGTCCGCTCAATTTCGAGGAGGAGATGAACTTCTGGGGTCTCCGCATGAGGGACACTCCGAGGTGTTGCCGCATGCTGTTTGAGGAGAAGGTGGATGAGATCAAAGATGGCCTGAAGGTCAACCAGGAGCTGATCGACGAAATCAAGCCGGCCCACAGGGATGAGGAGGCCATGTTCAAGACCATGTTCCTGGGAGGGTTCCGCAAGGCCCTCTGGGACCTGATGGAGAACCCATATTCCTCTTTAGCAGCCAAGGGCTTCGCCGTGTTCTCCAGCCTCTTCGTCCTCATCTCCATCGTGGCCATGACCCTCAACACGGTGAAGGAGCTGAGGAAGTACACTATCTACGGCAAGACCTACATGGAGTGTGTGGAGATCGTCTCCATCGTCTTCTTCACCTTTGAGTACTTCCTGCGGCTACTCACCACCTGCGACATAAAACACTTTGTGAAAAGCGGCCTCAACTTTGTGGACCTGTTGGCCGTCATGCCCTACTTCATCCAGATCATCTTTGAGATTTTCACAGATGTTGATGATGCTGGTGCCCAGGAGGACCTGAAGACCATGGCCAGGGTCAGCAAAGTCAGCAAGGTGCTCAAGGTGGTCAAACTCATGCGCATCTTTCGCATCCTCAAGCTGGCAAAGCATTCCACTGGAATGCGGGCATTTGGCTTCACCATCCGGCAGTGCAGAGAGCAGGTGTGCTGCTTATTCCTGTTCATTATCATGGGCATCTTCACCTTCTCGGCCCTCATGCACTCTGTGGAGCTGGACCAGCCAGGCACCCCTTTCAGCAGCATCCCTGATGCCTGGTGGTGGGCCGCA GTGAGCATCTCCACTGTGGGCTATGGTGACGTGGTGCCCATCTCCTATTTGGGTCGCTGCGTGGCATTTGGCTGCATCTCCTTTGGCATTATCCTCAACGGCATGCCCATCTCAATCCTCTTCAACAAGTTCTCAGACTACTACGCCAAGCTCAAGGCCCAGGAATACACCCAGACTATAGGCCCGGGTGTACGCACCTTCCAGCTCAAGAAACGTCTGCGGCGCAAGTTCGATGGCTGCTTCGAACCACAGCCTTCGGACGACTCTGATGACGATTATGACACCACATACCATCCAAACAGGAGTCAGAGCCATGCGGGCGCCGAGTGA